A window of the Pedobacter frigiditerrae genome harbors these coding sequences:
- the lptB gene encoding LPS export ABC transporter ATP-binding protein, whose translation MILKAENLVKKYKQRTVVNDVSFEVSQGEIVGLLGPNGAGKTTSFYMIVGLIKPNEGTIFLDGQDITKDPMYRRAQKGIGYLAQEASVFRKLTVEDNIMAILEMTKLTKEERHEKLEELINEFSLHKVRKNRGDLLSGGERRRTEIARALAANPNFILLDEPFAGVDPIAVEEIQTIVAKLKKKNIGILITDHNVQETLSITDRAYLLFEGKILESGTPEVLAANEMVRKVYLGSNFVLRRKNL comes from the coding sequence ATGATATTAAAAGCCGAAAATCTGGTTAAAAAATACAAGCAACGCACTGTTGTAAATGATGTTTCTTTTGAAGTAAGCCAAGGAGAAATTGTGGGTTTACTAGGTCCAAACGGAGCTGGGAAAACAACATCATTTTATATGATTGTAGGTTTAATTAAGCCAAACGAAGGCACCATATTTTTAGACGGGCAAGACATCACCAAAGACCCCATGTATCGCAGGGCACAAAAAGGAATTGGTTATTTAGCACAAGAAGCCAGTGTTTTTAGGAAATTGACAGTTGAAGATAATATCATGGCGATATTAGAAATGACCAAGTTAACCAAAGAAGAAAGACACGAAAAACTAGAAGAATTAATTAACGAGTTTAGCTTACATAAAGTTAGAAAAAACCGTGGCGATTTACTTTCTGGTGGTGAGCGTAGAAGAACAGAAATTGCTAGAGCTTTGGCGGCAAATCCCAATTTCATTTTATTGGATGAGCCTTTTGCAGGCGTTGACCCAATTGCCGTGGAAGAAATTCAGACTATTGTTGCTAAGCTAAAAAAGAAAAATATTGGCATTTTAATTACCGACCATAACGTACAAGAAACCTTATCAATTACAGATAGAGCGTATTTACTTTTCGAAGGTAAAATATTAGAATCAGGAACACCTGAAGTATTAGCGGCCAATGAAATGGTTCGTAAAGTATATTTAGGCTCGAATTTCGTACTGCGTAGAAAAAATTTATAG
- a CDS encoding M20/M25/M40 family metallo-hydrolase — translation MMRKFFLLALTSLCLSATAQDNFGPVFKKINTEVQSNSKAYSTLKDASLTIGHRLTGSANGAKAEEYAYNLLKSYGCDVKYQPFEVESWDRKTISVKIGSTANDLAPIKAVTLAHSPVAANVTAHIIDVGNGLEADYQPLGDKVKGKIALIYLGVLPGSPKGTGSLHRSEKTAIATSHGAIGVIIINTVKDGVLLTGTASVTGKLIPIPAVCIGLESGMALKEKLKAGNQIASIAMTNFSGLIKARNVIATFKGTEFPKEKIVVGGHLDSWDLATGAIDNGIGSFSILDMARTFKKLNLTTKRTVEFVLFMGEEQGLLGSKAYVAQAKKDKTIDQISYMLNYDMTNDPKGFSTTRKEMEPLLRGWGEQITKIDTAYKNLIQSGAGLHSDHQPFMLEGITTGGGAGGRLPNNSGPYYHSDGDTFKLVDEQGMKNTVRFSAMQTYALANTPKIPVGKQNEVALEAFLRAQNLKEPLKIAGEWRWKD, via the coding sequence ATGATGAGAAAATTCTTTTTATTGGCACTTACTAGCCTTTGTTTATCTGCAACAGCACAAGATAATTTCGGTCCGGTTTTTAAAAAAATAAATACCGAAGTTCAATCTAACTCAAAAGCTTATAGCACTTTAAAAGATGCATCATTAACAATTGGCCATAGGTTAACTGGTTCTGCAAATGGTGCAAAAGCTGAAGAATATGCTTATAACTTATTAAAATCTTATGGTTGTGATGTAAAATATCAACCATTTGAAGTAGAAAGTTGGGACAGAAAAACTATTTCTGTTAAAATTGGAAGTACGGCAAACGATTTAGCTCCAATAAAAGCAGTAACTCTAGCTCACTCTCCAGTCGCAGCAAATGTAACAGCACATATAATTGATGTTGGCAATGGATTAGAAGCAGATTATCAACCATTGGGCGATAAAGTTAAAGGGAAAATAGCTTTGATTTATTTAGGTGTTTTACCTGGCTCTCCAAAAGGAACAGGTTCATTGCATCGTTCTGAAAAGACTGCAATTGCAACTTCACATGGAGCGATTGGTGTAATTATCATCAATACGGTTAAAGATGGCGTTCTATTAACAGGAACAGCTTCTGTAACAGGTAAATTAATTCCAATTCCTGCAGTATGTATAGGTTTAGAAAGCGGAATGGCATTAAAGGAAAAATTAAAAGCAGGAAACCAAATTGCTTCCATTGCAATGACTAATTTCTCTGGCCTTATTAAAGCTCGTAACGTAATCGCAACATTCAAAGGCACAGAATTTCCAAAAGAGAAAATAGTTGTTGGTGGTCACTTGGATAGCTGGGATTTAGCAACAGGCGCTATAGATAATGGAATAGGTTCATTCTCGATTTTAGATATGGCTCGTACTTTTAAAAAGTTAAACTTAACCACCAAAAGAACTGTCGAATTTGTATTGTTTATGGGCGAGGAACAAGGTTTATTAGGTTCTAAAGCTTACGTAGCACAAGCTAAAAAAGACAAAACTATAGACCAGATTAGTTACATGTTAAATTATGACATGACTAATGACCCTAAAGGATTTTCGACCACAAGAAAAGAAATGGAGCCTTTGTTAAGAGGATGGGGAGAGCAAATTACAAAGATTGATACTGCATATAAAAACTTAATACAATCTGGTGCTGGTTTGCATAGCGACCATCAACCATTTATGTTAGAAGGAATAACAACAGGCGGTGGAGCAGGTGGCAGATTGCCAAATAATTCTGGGCCGTACTACCATTCTGATGGAGACACATTTAAATTGGTTGATGAACAAGGAATGAAAAATACTGTTCGTTTCTCTGCGATGCAAACTTATGCTTTAGCTAATACACCAAAAATTCCGGTAGGCAAACAAAACGAAGTTGCTTTAGAAGCATTTTTAAGAGCGCAAAACTTAAAAGAGCCGCTAAAAATTGCTGGCGAATGGAGATGGAAAGACTAA
- a CDS encoding PH domain-containing protein: MGLFSSLMGNAGAVSPEELQKNYGQLLINGEEIELGFKLIRDTFIFTNRRLILIDVQGLTGSKTEYLSVAYKSISKFSVETAGTFDLEAELKIWISSETMPSIKKKFNKSVNVYEVQNVLAHHVLG, translated from the coding sequence ATGGGATTATTTTCATCGTTAATGGGCAATGCGGGAGCAGTTAGCCCAGAAGAATTACAAAAAAATTATGGTCAGTTGCTAATAAACGGTGAGGAAATTGAACTTGGCTTTAAACTAATTAGAGACACTTTCATTTTTACCAATAGGCGTTTAATTCTAATAGATGTACAAGGTTTAACTGGGAGTAAAACAGAATATCTATCTGTAGCTTATAAAAGCATCTCTAAATTTAGTGTAGAAACTGCGGGAACTTTCGACTTAGAAGCTGAGTTAAAAATATGGATTTCGAGCGAAACCATGCCAAGTATCAAAAAGAAATTCAATAAATCTGTTAATGTTTATGAGGTGCAAAATGTATTGGCACATCATGTTTTGGGATAA
- a CDS encoding YARHG domain-containing protein, with protein MITILLFACTNKESKPQEETVQEQTQADKNLNGFWVGDFVAEETKDGSEFVTTNKLNIAIKSIINDTVSAQSIVAGNKRPLSGKINRRNGKTTFNLAEPGDDKYDGTFEFELVGDSLIGFWKAYNTNLPVTKRSFKLVRKEFSYNPNLMLSSEGDYTDYVDSKSKTELDTLEDGKVEEYTDDYYRQASESVYTLNSSTKLLTEKELKNLKKLDLEILRNTIFARHGYTFKKKSFRQFFDPVEWYVPVSDNIDGELTAVEKTNIKQLTRFEKYATDNYDTFGR; from the coding sequence ATGATAACTATACTTCTATTTGCTTGCACAAATAAAGAATCTAAACCTCAAGAGGAAACTGTTCAAGAACAAACGCAGGCAGATAAAAATTTAAATGGTTTTTGGGTGGGAGATTTTGTTGCTGAAGAAACTAAGGATGGCAGTGAATTTGTAACGACCAATAAGCTTAATATTGCCATAAAAAGCATTATTAATGATACTGTTAGTGCGCAAAGCATTGTTGCGGGAAACAAGAGGCCCTTATCAGGAAAAATTAACAGGAGAAATGGCAAAACTACCTTTAATTTAGCTGAGCCTGGAGATGATAAGTATGATGGCACATTTGAATTTGAGTTAGTAGGTGATAGTTTAATCGGTTTTTGGAAAGCATATAACACAAATTTACCTGTAACAAAACGTTCATTTAAATTAGTAAGGAAGGAGTTTTCTTATAACCCTAATTTAATGTTGTCTAGTGAAGGTGATTATACTGATTATGTAGATTCTAAAAGCAAAACTGAATTAGATACTTTAGAAGATGGCAAAGTAGAAGAATATACAGATGACTATTATAGACAAGCAAGCGAAAGTGTTTACACATTAAATTCATCTACAAAACTGCTAACAGAAAAAGAACTTAAGAACCTGAAAAAACTTGATTTAGAAATTCTAAGAAATACCATTTTTGCAAGACACGGCTATACATTTAAAAAGAAGAGCTTTCGTCAGTTTTTTGACCCAGTAGAGTGGTATGTGCCAGTTTCAGATAACATTGATGGCGAATTAACGGCTGTAGAAAAAACAAATATAAAGCAGTTAACAAGGTTTGAAAAATATGCAACGGACAATTACGATACTTTCGGCCGTTAA
- a CDS encoding DUF2306 domain-containing protein, translating to MLQITLRYIPYHREVAFLQIKQTEVTSVKAYLPIFYIHVYTAVFALLGGFTQFNNSILTKYKKLHRAMGYLYFIVVVFFAAPSGIFMGYHANGGFLSKISFILLGSLWLFFTIKAVYYIRKKDIKNHRHFMMRSFALAFSAITLRMWKVILVYLFHPSPMDIYQIIAWLGWIPNLLLIEYLIRKNINHEKK from the coding sequence ATGCTTCAAATCACTTTACGTTATATCCCATATCATAGAGAAGTAGCTTTTTTACAAATTAAACAAACGGAAGTTACAAGCGTAAAAGCTTACTTACCTATTTTTTACATCCACGTATACACAGCTGTATTTGCATTACTTGGCGGATTTACCCAATTCAACAATTCAATACTTACCAAATACAAAAAACTGCATAGAGCGATGGGTTATTTGTATTTTATTGTTGTGGTATTCTTTGCTGCGCCATCAGGAATTTTTATGGGTTACCATGCAAATGGTGGATTCCTATCTAAAATTTCCTTTATCCTTTTAGGTTCACTTTGGCTATTTTTTACAATTAAGGCCGTTTATTATATTCGAAAAAAGGATATTAAGAACCATCGTCATTTTATGATGCGAAGTTTTGCCTTAGCTTTCTCTGCCATTACCTTGCGCATGTGGAAGGTTATTTTAGTATATTTATTTCATCCTTCGCCAATGGATATATATCAAATTATTGCTTGGCTAGGATGGATACCAAACCTTTTACTTATTGAATATTTAATTAGGAAAAACATTAACCATGAAAAAAAATAG
- a CDS encoding polyprenyl synthetase family protein, with the protein MPGINQIKQPIAAEIDAFEAKFKDSMHSDAPLLNRITHYIVKRKGKQMRPMFVFFAAKLCGGIIESTHRGAALVELLHTATLVHDDVVDNAYERRGFFSINALWKNKIAVLVGDYLLAKGLLLSVNNSEFALLKIVSTAVQQMSEGELLQIEKVRRMDISEELYFDVIRQKTASLIASCCACGAASAGADEETVEKMRLFGEKVGIAFQIKDDTFDFGTDDVGKPLGIDIKEKKVTLPLIYALNSVEKPERKRIINLVKNHQDDPKKIQEIIDFVNSKDGVHYANQKMLEYQKEAFDILYQFEESDARTGLEQLVRYTTERKK; encoded by the coding sequence ATGCCCGGAATAAATCAGATAAAACAACCTATTGCCGCAGAGATTGATGCTTTTGAAGCCAAATTTAAGGATTCCATGCACAGCGATGCGCCTTTATTAAATCGCATTACCCATTACATTGTAAAAAGAAAAGGCAAGCAGATGCGACCAATGTTCGTGTTTTTTGCGGCGAAATTATGTGGTGGCATTATCGAATCGACTCATAGGGGTGCAGCTCTGGTAGAGCTTTTACATACGGCAACTTTGGTGCATGATGATGTAGTTGATAATGCTTACGAGCGTAGAGGCTTTTTTTCTATTAATGCTTTATGGAAAAATAAGATAGCCGTTTTAGTAGGTGATTATTTATTGGCAAAAGGTCTGTTGCTTTCGGTAAACAATAGCGAGTTTGCTTTGTTGAAGATAGTATCTACTGCTGTACAGCAAATGAGTGAGGGTGAGTTGTTGCAGATTGAGAAGGTAAGAAGGATGGACATTAGCGAGGAATTATATTTCGATGTAATTCGCCAGAAAACAGCTTCTTTAATTGCTTCTTGTTGTGCTTGTGGTGCCGCTTCGGCAGGTGCCGATGAGGAAACAGTTGAGAAAATGCGCTTGTTTGGAGAAAAAGTGGGTATCGCTTTTCAAATTAAGGATGATACTTTCGATTTTGGAACTGATGATGTTGGTAAACCATTAGGGATAGACATTAAAGAGAAAAAAGTAACCTTACCATTAATCTATGCTTTAAATAGTGTAGAAAAACCAGAAAGAAAACGAATTATCAATTTGGTGAAAAACCATCAAGATGACCCGAAAAAAATACAAGAGATAATCGATTTCGTTAATAGCAAAGATGGGGTTCATTACGCCAATCAGAAAATGCTCGAATACCAAAAAGAAGCTTTTGATATTTTGTATCAATTTGAAGAAAGCGATGCAAGAACTGGATTAGAACAACTGGTAAGATATACAACAGAACGTAAAAAATAA
- a CDS encoding DUF2683 family protein — protein sequence METLVIHTEGPSQTKKVKDFLKALNIKVEVVPQQTLVEEELPTYVSKLMNKALSEADEKKFTNNDEFLKSIKDKYKG from the coding sequence ATGGAAACACTTGTTATACACACAGAAGGACCATCTCAAACAAAGAAGGTAAAGGATTTTCTTAAAGCCTTAAATATTAAAGTTGAGGTAGTGCCTCAACAGACTTTGGTTGAAGAAGAACTTCCAACCTATGTGTCTAAGTTGATGAATAAAGCTTTGTCTGAAGCAGATGAAAAGAAGTTTACCAATAATGATGAGTTTTTGAAATCTATAAAAGATAAGTATAAAGGATAA
- a CDS encoding alpha/beta hydrolase, protein MKLFLSILSVIVLILVIVYFVGPKPLRPNYSTKLPSIPTLSALPNYVAKQEAKFKIKPGNEAEIIWADTSKQQTEYAIVYLHGFSASKQEGNPAYDYLAKALHANLYLARLADHGLDTVAPMQYFTADRLWESGKKAYAIGKKLGKKVILVGTSTGGTLALQLAAAYPEINSLVLMSPNIAINDDKAWLLNNPWGLQIARQVTGGDERIVEGKDPIYKKFWYTNYRLESLVELEEMIESSMTPELFAKVKQPVLMLYYYKSETEQDPVVKVDAMLKMFDELGTPSALKQKIAVPNAGNHVIGSAITSKDILGVEHAMDGFIAVRLKHKD, encoded by the coding sequence ATGAAATTATTCTTAAGCATACTATCTGTCATCGTTTTGATATTGGTAATCGTTTATTTTGTTGGTCCAAAACCTCTTAGGCCAAATTACAGCACTAAACTACCAAGCATTCCTACATTATCGGCATTGCCAAATTATGTTGCCAAGCAAGAAGCTAAATTTAAAATTAAACCAGGTAATGAGGCCGAAATTATTTGGGCAGACACCTCTAAACAGCAAACTGAATATGCAATAGTCTATTTGCATGGCTTTTCTGCTTCAAAACAAGAAGGAAATCCGGCTTATGATTATTTGGCTAAAGCTTTACACGCCAATTTATATTTAGCTCGTTTGGCCGACCATGGTTTAGATACCGTTGCACCGATGCAATATTTTACTGCGGACCGACTTTGGGAAAGTGGCAAAAAGGCTTATGCTATTGGCAAAAAGCTAGGTAAAAAAGTAATTCTAGTTGGCACATCAACAGGTGGAACCTTAGCTTTACAGTTAGCAGCAGCATATCCAGAAATTAATAGTCTGGTGTTAATGTCACCAAATATTGCCATTAATGACGATAAAGCTTGGTTATTGAATAACCCTTGGGGTTTGCAAATTGCGAGGCAAGTAACGGGTGGTGATGAAAGAATTGTAGAAGGAAAAGACCCTATTTACAAAAAATTTTGGTATACAAATTATCGTTTAGAGTCTTTGGTAGAGCTTGAGGAAATGATTGAAAGCAGCATGACACCAGAACTTTTTGCTAAAGTGAAACAACCAGTTTTAATGTTGTACTATTACAAAAGTGAAACTGAACAAGATCCTGTTGTAAAAGTAGATGCCATGTTAAAAATGTTCGATGAACTAGGAACTCCTTCTGCTTTAAAACAAAAAATTGCAGTTCCTAATGCAGGCAATCATGTAATCGGCTCAGCTATTACATCTAAAGATATTTTAGGCGTAGAGCACGCAATGGATGGTTTTATAGCCGTAAGACTAAAGCACAAGGATTAA
- a CDS encoding CBS domain-containing protein, which yields MKTVQQILNTKPVQVFSVAPTTSVLDALQIMTDKNISALLIMNEDSLVGIFTERDYARKIVLQGKSSKDTAISDVMTANPITVTPSDSIELCMQIMTDKHIRHLPIADGEKVAGMVSIGDVVKFIIADQKQTISQLESYINS from the coding sequence ATGAAAACAGTTCAACAAATTTTAAACACTAAGCCTGTTCAGGTTTTTAGTGTAGCTCCTACTACATCTGTTTTAGATGCGTTACAAATAATGACTGATAAAAACATCAGTGCTTTATTAATCATGAACGAGGATAGTTTAGTTGGCATTTTTACTGAACGAGATTACGCTAGAAAAATTGTTTTACAAGGAAAGTCATCTAAAGACACAGCCATTAGTGATGTAATGACAGCAAATCCAATTACGGTTACACCTTCAGATAGCATTGAACTTTGCATGCAAATCATGACTGATAAACACATTCGTCATTTACCAATCGCAGACGGTGAAAAAGTTGCAGGAATGGTTTCAATTGGCGACGTAGTTAAATTTATCATCGCCGACCAAAAACAAACTATATCACAGTTAGAAAGCTATATTAATAGTTAA
- a CDS encoding GH3 auxin-responsive promoter family protein yields the protein MAIVNSIFTWYMKKRIHQIELFMKYPLDVQEEWLHTLISSAENTEWGKLYDYKSILTASQFKERVPIQNYDTLKPYIERMLKGEQNILWPSEIKWFAKSSGTTSDRSKFIPVSEEALEECHFKGGKDMISIYCNNRPGTQMFTGKGLVLGGSHQINQLCDDIHYGDLSAVLIKNLPMWAEYYRTPDISIALMDNYEEKMDKMAEATIKENVTNISGVPTWTIVLAKKVLEMTGKKNLLEVWPNLELYFHGAVNFTPYREQFKELIPSDNMYYLETYNASEGFFGIQDQDNSEELLLMLDYGIFYEFLPLENLEDENPKTLSLEQVELHKNYAIIISTNAGLWRYLIGDTVQFTSISPFRIKITGRTKHFINAFGEEIIIDNAENALTKACAVTSAKVKDYTACPIYFKGEKAGGHEWIIEFETQPNDFNRFVDVLDETLREINSDYDAKRFKDMALCRPKVHNAPADTFYKWLKSRGKLGGQHKVPRLANDRQYVDEILELL from the coding sequence ATGGCAATTGTAAATTCGATTTTTACTTGGTACATGAAAAAGCGCATTCATCAGATTGAGCTTTTCATGAAATATCCTTTAGATGTTCAGGAAGAATGGTTGCACACCTTAATCTCCAGTGCAGAAAACACTGAATGGGGTAAATTGTATGATTATAAGTCTATTCTAACGGCAAGTCAATTTAAAGAACGAGTTCCCATTCAAAATTACGATACTTTAAAGCCTTACATCGAGCGTATGCTCAAAGGCGAGCAGAATATTTTATGGCCATCGGAAATTAAATGGTTCGCCAAATCATCAGGCACAACAAGCGATAGAAGTAAATTTATTCCAGTTTCTGAAGAAGCCTTAGAAGAATGCCATTTTAAGGGCGGTAAGGATATGATTTCTATCTATTGTAATAATCGTCCAGGCACTCAAATGTTTACTGGCAAAGGTTTAGTTTTAGGTGGCAGTCATCAAATTAATCAGCTTTGTGATGATATACATTATGGCGACCTTTCAGCTGTGCTGATTAAAAACCTACCCATGTGGGCCGAATATTACAGAACACCTGATATTTCTATCGCCCTGATGGATAATTACGAAGAAAAAATGGATAAAATGGCGGAAGCTACCATTAAAGAAAACGTAACCAATATTTCTGGTGTGCCAACTTGGACTATCGTTTTGGCAAAAAAAGTGCTGGAAATGACTGGTAAAAAGAACCTATTAGAGGTTTGGCCTAACCTTGAACTGTATTTCCATGGCGCTGTAAATTTTACGCCCTATCGGGAGCAATTTAAAGAGTTAATTCCATCAGACAATATGTATTATTTGGAAACTTATAATGCATCTGAAGGCTTCTTTGGGATACAAGACCAAGATAATTCTGAAGAGTTGTTATTGATGTTGGATTACGGAATATTCTATGAGTTTCTTCCATTGGAAAATTTGGAAGATGAAAATCCAAAGACTTTATCATTAGAGCAGGTAGAGCTTCATAAAAACTACGCTATCATTATTTCTACAAATGCAGGTTTGTGGCGATATTTAATTGGAGATACTGTTCAATTTACTTCAATTTCTCCTTTTAGGATTAAAATTACTGGCAGAACAAAACATTTCATCAACGCTTTTGGGGAGGAAATAATTATAGATAATGCCGAAAATGCTTTAACAAAAGCTTGCGCTGTAACTTCAGCAAAAGTTAAAGACTACACAGCTTGCCCTATTTATTTTAAAGGAGAAAAGGCTGGCGGCCACGAGTGGATTATTGAATTTGAAACTCAACCAAACGATTTTAACAGGTTTGTAGATGTATTAGATGAAACCTTACGTGAAATTAATTCTGATTACGACGCAAAACGCTTTAAAGACATGGCACTTTGTCGGCCTAAAGTTCATAACGCACCAGCGGATACTTTTTACAAATGGCTAAAATCTCGAGGAAAACTTGGCGGACAGCATAAAGTGCCGCGTTTAGCTAACGACCGCCAATATGTTGATGAGATTTTAGAACTATTGTGA
- a CDS encoding YdeI/OmpD-associated family protein produces MKHHFEAKIYKIGINWAVDVPADITAQLKPEKGYIRIKGQINDFDFIQTLVPVKNSLYRLFVNLIMMKGGKTALGEVASFAIEQNEVELVKMYAMPKILSSILEKEKLNDDFNALSEARKKDVLKYLSFIKTEETMMKNINKLIEQLKNKDKNARIP; encoded by the coding sequence ATGAAACACCATTTTGAAGCAAAAATCTATAAAATAGGAATCAATTGGGCAGTTGATGTTCCTGCTGATATAACCGCTCAATTAAAACCAGAAAAAGGTTACATCAGAATTAAAGGTCAAATCAATGATTTCGATTTTATCCAAACTTTGGTTCCAGTAAAAAATTCACTTTACAGATTGTTCGTAAACCTCATCATGATGAAAGGTGGCAAAACTGCCTTAGGTGAAGTTGCTTCTTTTGCTATAGAACAAAACGAAGTAGAACTGGTTAAAATGTATGCAATGCCAAAAATACTTTCATCCATACTTGAAAAGGAAAAGCTAAATGATGATTTTAACGCACTAAGCGAAGCCAGAAAAAAAGACGTCCTCAAATATTTAAGCTTTATAAAAACTGAAGAAACAATGATGAAAAACATCAATAAGTTAATTGAACAGCTTAAAAACAAGGATAAAAATGCGAGGATACCTTAA
- a CDS encoding TerC/Alx family metal homeostasis membrane protein, giving the protein MSNELLFIGGFLVFIVLILALDLGLFSKKDHIISLKQAGIMSFIMVTLALGFYFLLILEGQELHGIRNFAQLQQIVKAHQHQITLIPGNFEESLKLYNQNLGIEFLTGYVIEYALSVDNIFVIVLIFSAFAVPEKYYHRVLFWGILGAIIMRFIFIFLGAALINEFAWILYVFGAFLIFTGLKMFFSKDGDDKIDTEKHPVVKFASKFFAIHPRYEGNNFFHKVNGKRLLTPLFLVLLIVEFTDLIFAVDSIPAIFAVTKDAYIVFFSNIFAIMGLRSMFFLLVNIIHKFHYLKTGLAFLLTFIGVKMLAHHYLKEWGFTTEHSLLIILFILTASIVASLVFPKKTIQVK; this is encoded by the coding sequence ATGTCGAACGAATTATTATTCATTGGTGGTTTCCTAGTTTTTATTGTGCTTATTTTGGCACTAGATTTAGGTTTATTTAGTAAAAAAGACCACATCATAAGCTTAAAGCAAGCGGGTATCATGAGTTTCATTATGGTCACGCTTGCTTTGGGCTTCTATTTCTTGCTGATTTTAGAAGGACAAGAACTACACGGCATTAGGAATTTTGCACAACTGCAGCAAATCGTCAAAGCACATCAACATCAAATCACATTAATTCCAGGTAATTTTGAAGAGAGCCTTAAGCTTTATAACCAGAATTTAGGGATAGAGTTTTTAACGGGCTATGTAATTGAGTATGCGCTTTCAGTTGATAATATCTTTGTTATTGTACTGATTTTCTCAGCCTTTGCTGTACCAGAAAAATATTACCATAGGGTTTTATTTTGGGGTATTTTGGGTGCCATTATCATGCGTTTCATTTTCATTTTTTTAGGAGCTGCCTTGATTAATGAATTTGCTTGGATATTATATGTTTTTGGGGCTTTCTTGATTTTTACTGGACTAAAAATGTTTTTCTCTAAAGACGGCGATGATAAAATTGATACAGAAAAACATCCAGTAGTTAAATTTGCTTCTAAATTTTTTGCTATTCACCCACGTTATGAAGGGAATAATTTCTTCCATAAAGTAAATGGTAAAAGACTTTTAACACCATTGTTTTTAGTGTTGTTAATTGTGGAGTTTACAGATTTAATTTTTGCAGTAGACTCCATTCCTGCAATTTTTGCCGTTACAAAGGACGCTTACATTGTATTCTTCTCTAACATATTCGCCATTATGGGTTTAAGGTCGATGTTCTTCTTGCTAGTTAACATCATTCATAAATTCCATTACCTAAAAACTGGTTTGGCATTTTTGTTGACTTTTATCGGCGTAAAAATGTTGGCTCATCATTATTTAAAAGAGTGGGGTTTTACAACAGAACATTCTTTGTTAATCATCTTGTTTATTTTAACGGCCAGCATTGTGGCATCATTGGTATTTCCTAAAAAGACTATACAGGTTAAGTAA
- a CDS encoding YkvA family protein: MNFNKLTSTFNTFSKIASTLLKDKNKTLNKVQAGFKKATENQGALANVWDQLQLLFSLVKDYANGDYKSIPKSSIVAVAAALLYFISPLDVIPDFLVGLGFVDDAFILSLVYKQVVKELDKYQLWKDGQKRIIHI; this comes from the coding sequence ATGAATTTCAATAAACTTACCTCAACCTTCAATACTTTTAGCAAAATTGCCAGCACTTTGCTAAAAGACAAAAATAAAACCCTTAATAAAGTTCAGGCAGGTTTCAAAAAAGCTACCGAAAACCAAGGTGCACTTGCTAACGTTTGGGACCAATTGCAACTCCTTTTCTCTTTAGTTAAAGATTATGCAAATGGGGATTATAAATCGATACCAAAAAGTTCGATTGTAGCTGTTGCAGCTGCACTATTGTATTTCATTTCGCCATTAGATGTTATTCCTGATTTTTTGGTAGGCTTAGGCTTTGTTGATGACGCTTTTATTTTAAGCTTGGTTTACAAACAAGTTGTTAAGGAACTAGACAAGTACCAGCTTTGGAAAGACGGGCAGAAAAGAATAATTCACATTTAA